In one Trichlorobacter lovleyi SZ genomic region, the following are encoded:
- the htpX gene encoding zinc metalloprotease HtpX, translating to MLNQFKTTLLLSLLTVLLVAMGGAIGGSGGMLIAFVMAAVMNFGSYWFSDKIVLRMYGAQEITRSENPAFYGMVERLAQRAGLPMPKVYIIPDQSPNAFATGRNPSHAAVAATEGILRILSPEELEGVMAHELGHVKNRDILISTIAATFAGAISMIGSMLQWGAMLGAGRDDEEGGGLGGLVGSLAMAILAPFMAMLIQMAVSRSREYLADATGAEICGKPRALASALGRLQNASHQIPMHDATPATAHMFIVNPLTGGGMMSLFSTHPPMEERIARLQAMAQR from the coding sequence ATGTTGAACCAGTTTAAAACAACCTTGTTACTGTCACTGTTAACCGTGCTGTTGGTGGCCATGGGGGGCGCAATCGGCGGGTCAGGCGGCATGTTGATCGCCTTTGTCATGGCGGCAGTCATGAACTTCGGCAGCTATTGGTTCTCGGACAAGATCGTACTGCGGATGTACGGCGCTCAGGAGATCACCCGCAGTGAGAACCCGGCTTTTTATGGCATGGTAGAACGGCTGGCACAGCGGGCTGGTCTGCCGATGCCCAAGGTCTATATCATTCCGGATCAATCACCCAACGCCTTTGCCACCGGCCGCAACCCCAGCCATGCTGCCGTAGCAGCCACGGAAGGCATCCTGCGGATTCTCTCCCCTGAGGAGCTGGAAGGGGTGATGGCCCATGAGCTGGGGCATGTCAAGAACCGCGACATCCTGATCTCCACCATTGCCGCCACCTTTGCCGGTGCCATTTCCATGATCGGCAGCATGCTGCAATGGGGCGCCATGCTGGGTGCCGGACGGGATGACGAAGAAGGGGGCGGCCTTGGCGGCCTGGTCGGTTCACTGGCCATGGCCATTCTGGCCCCCTTTATGGCGATGCTGATCCAGATGGCGGTCTCCCGCTCGCGGGAATATCTGGCCGACGCAACCGGCGCCGAGATCTGCGGCAAGCCCCGCGCCCTGGCCAGTGCCCTGGGACGGCTGCAGAATGCGTCACACCAGATTCCGATGCATGATGCCACACCGGCCACGGCCCACATGTTCATCGTCAATCCGCTTACCGGCGGCGGCATGATGAGCCTGTTCTCCACCCATCCGCCCATGGAAGAGCGGATCGCCCGTCTACAGGCCATGGCCCAGCGTTAA
- a CDS encoding PGPGW domain-containing protein — MLHWTLRKARQLVVAVIGITVVIIGIIMIFTPGPAIVVIPLGLGILATEFVWARDLLHKVKTYIEKKVKKPEKAEESQ; from the coding sequence ATGCTGCACTGGACCCTGCGCAAGGCCCGCCAGCTGGTGGTGGCGGTAATTGGCATCACGGTGGTGATCATCGGCATCATCATGATCTTTACCCCTGGCCCGGCAATCGTGGTGATACCGCTGGGCCTGGGCATACTGGCCACTGAATTCGTCTGGGCCAGGGATTTGTTGCACAAGGTCAAGACCTACATTGAAAAAAAAGTTAAGAAACCTGAGAAAGCGGAGGAATCACAATGA